A part of Cryptococcus neoformans var. grubii H99 chromosome 6, complete sequence genomic DNA contains:
- a CDS encoding small subunit ribosomal protein S25e, translated as MPPQVKTKAQKAAAAMAGSKAGKKKKWSKGKVKDKANNAVVVDKAVYDRILKEVPTYKLISQSVLIDRMKINGSLARRAIAFLEKEGLIKRVVHHHAQLIYTRATAA; from the exons ATGCCTCCCCAAGTTAAGACCAAGG CCCAAAAGGCCGCCGCCGCTATGGCCGGTTCCAAGGCCGG taagaagaagaagtggagcAAGGGCAAGGTGAAGGACAAGGCCAACAACGCCGTTGTCGTTGACAAGGCCGTCTA CGACCGAATCCTCAAGGAGGTCCCCACCTACAAGCTTATTTCTCAATCCGTCCTCATCGACCGAATGAAGATCAACGGTTCCCTCGCCCGACGTGCCATCGCTTtccttgagaaggagggtcTTATCAAGCGAGTTGTCCACCACCACGCTCAGCTCATCTACACCAGGGCGACTGCTGCTTAA
- a CDS encoding MRP family ATP-binding protein, giving the protein MQRPLLPLASLRPLLHPQRTLHVSARVRSHENPLGIPKRNPNPPPTIPRRGAPPQKSKIRGVKQIVVVASGKGGVGKSTVAANLALSLLNASPFDRAPKVGLLDLDIFGPSVPKLMGLENAGDPRLSDENKLLPLQNHGVKTMSIGYLLPPNPENDSPVVWRGMMVMKAVQQLLFDVDWTSPSVTGSNEDLDVLVIDMPPGTGDVQLSLGQLVAVDGAVIVSTPQDVALIDARKGVGMFNKVSIPIIGLLLNMSHFTCTSCTTPHELFGSSAKFEKAAKDLNLEVLGKLPLVTSVSDGGDAGRPIMVQAGKEGEEVRQTMREVGSKVWEWLARHKLNSNIGSRG; this is encoded by the exons ATGCAGcgtcctctcctccctctcgccTCTCTCCGCCCGCTCCTCCACCCACAGAGAACTCTGCATGTCTCTGCCCGGGTGCGCTCCCATGAAAACCCGCTC GGTATCCCGAAACGCAACCCGAACCCGCCGCCTACCATCcccagaagaggagcaCCTCCCCAGAAATCTAAAATAAGAGGCGTCAAGCAAATCGTCGTCGTTGCAAGTGGTAAAGGGGGAGTGGGCAAAAGTACTGTAGCTG CCAATCTCGCTCTCTCTTTGCTCAACGCTTCTCCATTCGACCGCGCACCAAAAGTCGGACTCCTTGATCTAGACATATTTGGGCCATCAGTGCCGAAATTGATGGGTTTGGAGAATGCCGGCGATCCAAGACTTAGTGACG AAAACAAACTATTGCCATTACAAAATCATGGAGTCAAAACTATGTCTATAGGCTATCTTCTCC CTCCCAACCCCGAAAACGACTCTCCCGTCGTCTGGCGAGGtatgatggtgatgaaggcTGTCCAGCAATTACTTTTTGACGTTGACTGGACATCTCCCAGTGTGACTGGAAGCAATGAAGATTTAGACGTGCTGGTAATCGATATGCCACCCGGAACGGGCGATGTGCAGTTGAGTCTCGGACAGTTGGTTGCTGTCGATG GCGCTGTCATCGTTTCCACACCTCAAGACGTCGCTCTAATTGATGCTAGAAAAGGTGTCGGCATGTTCAATAAGGTCTCCATACCG ATAATCGGCTTATTACTCAACATGTCACATTTCACCTGCACATCATGTACAACACCTCATGAGCTGTTCGGCAGCTCGGCCAAATTCGAAAAAGCGGCAAAGGATTTGAACTTGGAAGTCCTAG GCAAACTTCCACTGGTGACATCGGTGAGCGATGGCGGTGATGCAGGCAGGCCAATTATGGTTCAAGCCGgaaaggagggagaagaagtgcgACAAACCATGAGAGAAGTCGGCAGCAAGGTCTGGGAGTGGTTAGCCAGACATAAACTAAATAGTAACATTGGAAGCAGGGGTTGA